The following coding sequences are from one Bos mutus isolate GX-2022 chromosome 22, NWIPB_WYAK_1.1, whole genome shotgun sequence window:
- the BRMS1 gene encoding breast cancer metastasis-suppressor 1 isoform X1 — MPVQPPSKDTEEMEAEGDSAAEMNGEEEESEEERSGSQTESEEESSEMDEEDCERRRSECVSEMMDLEKQFSELKEKLFRERLSQLRVRLEEVGAERAPEYTEPLGGLQRSLKIRIQVAGIYKGFCLDVIRNKYECELQGAKQHLESEKLLLYDTLQGELQERIQRLEEDRQSLDISSGDRHPGGLDGHQKGEGSCVPSEEKIRWTLTLLFTARGAPWSSWHQTQDWNFPAAERQTGRPLGVCPAISPVLLQGPPLQPSLVWAPLPSPGPEQPRPGAARGWPDGLLPPQPAHHHPLPKVTLLGALPDEDMPVLSQSNILSLDLGLQSLSWVPLHRNSEPEIIFEGPACPGCCWSDKAGSLGLPSRGGSWCLPPTFQGLELKPFLGLWYDPPVSNLLCKGIRTLVESA; from the exons ATGCCCGTCCAGCCTCCAAGCAAGGACACAGAGGAGATGGAAGCAGAGGGCGACTCAGCCGCTGAGATGaacggggaggaggaggagagcgaGGAGGAACGGAGCGGCAGCCAGACCGAGTCCGAGGAGGAGAGCTCAG AGATGGACGAGGAGGACTGCGAGCGGCGCCGCAGTGAATGCGTCAGCGAGATGATGGACCTGGAGAAGCAGTTCTCGGAGCTGAAGGAGAA GTTGTTCCGGGAACGACTGAGTCAGCTGCGGGTGCGGCTGGAGGAAGTGGGAGCTGAGAGGGCGCCCGAGTACACGGAGCCCCTGGGGGGGCTGCAGCGGAGCCTTAAGATTCGCATTCAGGTGGCAG GGATTTACAAGGGCTTCTGTCTGGACGTGATCAGGAACAAGTATGAGTGTGAGCTGCAGGGAGCCAAGCAGCACCTGGAG AGTGAGAAGCTGCTGCTGTACGACACGCTGCAGGGCGAGCTGCAGGAGCGGatccagaggctggaggaggacCGCCAGAGCCTGGACATCAGCTCTG GAGATCGACATCCTGGAGGACTGGACGGCCATCAAAAAG GCGAGGGCAGCTGTGTCCCCTCAGAAGAGAAAATCAGATG GACCTTGACCCTGCTCTTCACAGCCAGGGGGGCCCCTTGGAGCAGCTGGCACCAAACTCAGGACTGGAACTTTCCTGCTGCAGAAAGGCAGACTGGCAGGCCCCTCGGGGTCTGCCCAGCCATCTCTCCAGTTCTGCTCCAGGGTCCTCCGCTCCAGccatccctggtctgggctcctctgccctccccggGGCCTGAACAGCCAAGGCCTGGAGCTGCCCGAGGCTGGCCAGAcggtctcctccctccccagccagcccaccaccaccccctcccaaaGGTCACCCTTCTCGGAGCCCTCCCTGACGAAGACATGCCTGTCTTAAGCCAAAGCAACATCCTTTCTTTGGACCTTGGACTCCAGTCACTGAGTTGGGTCCCACTTCACAGGAACTCTGAGCCAGAAATTATATTTGAGGGGCCTGCGTGTCCTGGCTGTTGCTGGAGTGACAAGGCAGGCTCCTTGGGTCTACCTTCTCGAGGAGGTTCCTGGTGTCTGCCTCCTACATTTCAGGGACTGGAATTAAAACCTTTCCTGGGACTCTGGTATGACCCGCCTGTGTCTAATTTACTTTGCAAGGGAATCAGGACTCTGGTGGAAAGTGCTTGA
- the CD248 gene encoding LOW QUALITY PROTEIN: endosialin (The sequence of the model RefSeq protein was modified relative to this genomic sequence to represent the inferred CDS: inserted 1 base in 1 codon) has protein sequence MLLRLLLAWAAAVPTLGQXPWATEPRAACAPGSCYALFPRRRTFLEAWRACRELGGDLATPRTLEEARRVDSLVGSGPASRLLWIGLQRQARQCQPQRPLRGFTWTTGDQDTAFTNWAQPATGGPCPAQRCAALEASGEHRWLEGSCTLAVDGYLCQFGFEGSCPALPEEVGQAGPAVYTTPFHLVSEEFEWLPFGSVAAVPCQAGRKASLLCVKQPEGGVGWSRTGPLCPGIGCGPDNGGCEHECIEAADGRVSCRCSEGFRLAADGRSCEDPCAHAPCEQQCEPGGPQGYSCHCRLGFRPAEDEPHRCVDTDECQIAGVCQQMCVNYVGGFECYCSEGHELEADGISCSPAGAMGAQASQDLEDGLLDEGEEEEDEEDEEDEEEAWEAFDGGWTEMPGIPWMEATQSSDFDLVYRPSFPEDREPGMPYLYPTWPPPLSAPEVPHHSSVLSVTRPVVASATRPPLPSAHQPAIISATRPPLAPAPQPPVIPAIHPALPSDHQFPMISANYPDLPSAHRPLIISAAQPGPTPAHQPPVASAKYPKLFPAHQSPMFPDTQVVDTQNTTPLPRIPANHTPLVTTSSPPQPPVTRDVPILKAQAGHHPVTSPVQPSRTTAFRSPVPPAHQVPVPAASQAPAFHTPLPPRSSTSQTSLTSAPHPHSKAPQVPREGTLDPSLAPWLSSAVPTSAPPALGEASPAGRSRRDDRWLLVALLVPTCVFLVVLLALGIVYCTRCGPHAPNKRVTDCYRWVTHAGSKGPTEPAPHRGSLTGVQTCRTSV, from the exons ATGCTGCTGCGCCTGCTGCTGGCCTGGGCGGCCGCGGTGCCCACACTGGGCC GCCCCTGGGCCACCGAGCCCCGCGCTGCCTGCGCCCCGGGCAGCTGTTACGCGCTCTTCCCGCGGCGCCGCACCTTCCTGGAGGCCTGGCGGGCTTGCCGCGAACTGGGGGGCGACCTGGCCACACCGCGGACCCTCGAGGAGGCCCGGCGTgtggacagcctggtgggctccggGCCGGCCAGCCGGCTGCTGTGGATCGGGCTGCAGCGGCAGGCCCGGCAATGCCAACCCCAGCGCCCGCTGCGCGGCTTCACGTGGACCACAGGGGACCAGGACACCGCCTTCACCAACTGGGCCCAGCCTGCCACGGGCGGGCCCTGCCCGGCCCAGCGCTGCGCCGCCCTGGAGGCAAGTGGCGAGCATCGCTGGCTCGAGGGCTCTTGCACACTGGCCGTCGATGGTTACCTGTGCCAGTTCGGCTTCGAGGGCTCCTGCCCCGCGCTGCCCGAGGAGGTGGGCCAGGCTGGCCCAGCCGTCTACACCACGCCCTTCCACCTGGTCTCCGAGGAGTTTGAGTGGCTGCCCTTTGGCTCTGTGGCTGCCGTGCCGTGCCAGGCTGGCAGAAAAGCCTCTCTGCTCTGCGTGAAGCAGCCTGAGGGTGGCGTGGGCTGGTCGCGGACGGGCCCCTTGTGCCCCGGTATCGGCTGTGGCCCCGACAATGGGGGCTGTGAACACGAGTGCATCGAGGCGGCGGACGGTCGGGTGTCCTGTCGCTGCAGCGAGGGCTTCCGGCTGGCAGCAGACGGGCGCAGCTGCGAGGACCCATGTGCCCATGCCCCGTGTGAGCAGCAGTGTGAGCCTGGAGGGCCGCAGGGCTACAGCTGCCACTGTCGCCTGGGTTTCCGGCCTGCTGAGGATGAGCCGCACCGCTGCGTGGACACGGATGAGTGCCAGATTGCCGGCGTGTGCCAGCAGATGTGTGTCAACTACGTTGGTGGCTTCGAGTGCTACTGCAGCGAGGGCCACGAGCTGGAGGCTGACGGCATCAGCTGCAGCCCCGCCGGGGCCATGGGTGCCCAGGCGTCCCAGGACCTCGAGGACGGGTTGCTGGatgaaggggaggaggaagaggacgaAGAGGACGAAGAGGACGAAGAGGAAGCCTGGGAGGCCTTCGATGGTGgctggacagagatgcctgggatcccatggatggaggccaCACAGTCATCCGACTTTGACCTGGTCTATAGACCTAGCTTCCCAGAGGACAGGGAGCCAGGGATGCCCTACCTGTACCCCACCTGGCCACCCCCACTTAGTGCCCCTGAGGTCCCCCACCACTCCTCAGTGCTCTCTGTCACCCGCCCTGTGGTGGCCTCGGCCACGCGCCCCCCACTGCCTTCTGCCCACCAACCCGCTATTATCTCTGCCACACGCCCACCCCTGGCCCCGGCCCCCCAGCCCCCCGTGATCCCTGCCATACACCCAGCTTTGCCCTCTGACCACCAGTTCCCCATGATCTCAGCCAACTATCCAGACCTGCCTTCTGCCCACCGACCCCTCATTATCTCTGCCGCACAGCCAGGACCGACCCCTGCCCACCAGCCCCCAGTGGCCTCAGCCAAATATCCCAAGCTCTTCCCTGCTCACCAGTCCCCCATGTTCCCAGATACCCAGGTCGTTGATACCCAGAACACCACGCCTTTGCCTCGAATCCCAGCTAACCATACCCCTCTGGTCACCACCTCCAGTCCCCCTCAACCTCCTGTGACCCGAGATGTCCCGATCCTCAAAGCCCAGGCCGGCCACCATCCCGTTACTTCTCCCGTCCAACCTTCTCGGACCACTGCTTTCAGGTCCCCTGTGCCCCCTGCCCATCAAGTCCCTGTGCCTGCTGCCTCCCAAGCCCCAGCCTTCCACACTCCTCTGCCCCCTCGGAGCTCCACTAGCCAGACCTCTCTCACCAGCGCTCCACACCCCCACTCCAAAGCCCCACAAGTCCCAAGGGAAGGTACTCTTGACCCCAGTCTGGCTCCGTGGCTGTCCTCGGCAGTCCCCACATCAGCTCCTCCAGCCCTGGGGGAGGCCAGTCCAGCTGGCCGAAGCCGGAGGGATGACCGGTGGCTCCTGGTGGCACTCCTTGTGCCAACATGCGTCTTCTTGGTGGTCCTACTTGCACTGGGCATTGTGTACTGTACCCGCTGTGGCCCCCACGCGCCCAACAAGCGTGTGACCGACTGCTATCGCTGGGTCACCCACGCCGGGAGCAAGGGCCCGACGGAACCCGCGCCCCACCGGGGCAGCCTCACAGGGGTGCAGACCTGCAGAACCAGCGTGTGA
- the BRMS1 gene encoding breast cancer metastasis-suppressor 1 isoform X2 has product MPVQPPSKDTEEMEAEGDSAAEMNGEEEESEEERSGSQTESEEESSEMDEEDCERRRSECVSEMMDLEKQFSELKEKLFRERLSQLRVRLEEVGAERAPEYTEPLGGLQRSLKIRIQVAGIYKGFCLDVIRNKYECELQGAKQHLESEKLLLYDTLQGELQERIQRLEEDRQSLDISSEWWDDKLHARGSSRTWDSLPPNKRKKAPLVSGPYIVYMLQEIDILEDWTAIKKARAAVSPQKRKSDGP; this is encoded by the exons ATGCCCGTCCAGCCTCCAAGCAAGGACACAGAGGAGATGGAAGCAGAGGGCGACTCAGCCGCTGAGATGaacggggaggaggaggagagcgaGGAGGAACGGAGCGGCAGCCAGACCGAGTCCGAGGAGGAGAGCTCAG AGATGGACGAGGAGGACTGCGAGCGGCGCCGCAGTGAATGCGTCAGCGAGATGATGGACCTGGAGAAGCAGTTCTCGGAGCTGAAGGAGAA GTTGTTCCGGGAACGACTGAGTCAGCTGCGGGTGCGGCTGGAGGAAGTGGGAGCTGAGAGGGCGCCCGAGTACACGGAGCCCCTGGGGGGGCTGCAGCGGAGCCTTAAGATTCGCATTCAGGTGGCAG GGATTTACAAGGGCTTCTGTCTGGACGTGATCAGGAACAAGTATGAGTGTGAGCTGCAGGGAGCCAAGCAGCACCTGGAG AGTGAGAAGCTGCTGCTGTACGACACGCTGCAGGGCGAGCTGCAGGAGCGGatccagaggctggaggaggacCGCCAGAGCCTGGACATCAGCTCTG AGTGGTGGGATGACAAACTGCACGCCAGAGGCAGCTCGAGGACCTGGGACTCGCTGCCGCCCAACAAGAGGAAGAAGGCGCCTCTCGTCTCCG GCCCTTATATTGTGTACATGCTGCAGGAGATCGACATCCTGGAGGACTGGACGGCCATCAAAAAG GCGAGGGCAGCTGTGTCCCCTCAGAAGAGAAAATCAGATG GACCTTGA
- the RIN1 gene encoding ras and Rab interactor 1 — MDTPREPGTGPLGTPYPASFASGHLEREKPAQDPRYDVPGAGGVQAGGLQRPGRTVSLRERLLLTRPVWLQLRANEAAALHVLRTEPPGTFLVRKSNSRQCQALCVRLPEASGPSFVSSHCIQETAEGVSLEGSELVFPDLVQLICAYCHTRDILLLPLQLPRAIRQAATHKELEAISHLGMEFWSSSLNTKSQPGPSEGPPLPRLKPRPPQELDQGTGAALCFFNPLFPGDLGRTKREKFKRSFKVRVSTETSSPLSPPAVPPPPVPVLPGTVPNQTERLPPRQLLRRESSVGYRVPGGAGPSLPPLPSLQEVDCASPSSSEEEGVPGSQGSPATSPHLGYRRRRRRPLLRSMSAAFCSLLAPERQVGRAAAALTQDRHTAVGQLVQDLLTQVRASPEPRELQAVREALSRARAMLSAELSPEKLLPPDRLEQVLEKSLHRSVLKPLRPILVARLRHRLSANSSLGRLAEGLRLARARGASAFGSHLSLPSPVEMEQVRQKLLQLLRAYSPSAQVKRLLQACKLLYTALRTQAGEGAGADEFLPLLSLVLAHCDLPELLLEAEYMSELLEPALLTGEGGYYLTSLSASLALLSGLTEAHTLPLSPSQELQRSLSLWEQRRLPATHCFQHLLRVAYQDPSNGCTSKTLAVPPEASIATLNKLCATKFRVTHPDTFGLFLYKGQDYQRLPPGALAHRLPTAGYLVYRRAEQPETPGASPGAATGEGSGGPEAGDREEDKEGRGTGETKAKTSPRDGRGESETVAEGAEDQARGGPTQPRGPETEESQAAEE; from the exons ATGGATACCCCCCGGGAGCCAGGAACAGGCCCCCTCGGAACCCCCTACCCAGCCAGCTTCGCTTCTGGGCACCTGGAGAGAGAAAA gccAGCCCAGGACCCACGGTACGATGTGCCTGGTGCCGGCGGGGTGCAGGCAGGTGGATTGCAGCGGCCAGGGCGCACCGTGAGCCTGCGGGAGCGCCTGCTGCTCACCCGGCCCGTGTGGCTGCAGCTGCGGGCCAACGAGGCCGCCGCGCTGCACGTGCTGAGGACCGAGCCCCCCGGG ACATTCCTGGTACGGAAGTCTAACAGTCGCCAGTGCCAAGCCCTGTGCGTGCGGCTGCCCGAGGCCAGTGGCCCCTCCTTCGTCTCTAGCCACTGTATCCAGGAGACTGCTGAGG GCGTCTCCCTGGAGGGCTCAGAGCTTGTGTTCCCAGACCTGGTCCAGCTGATCTGTGCCTACTGCCACACCCG GGACATTCTTCTCCTCCCGCTTCAGCTCCCCAGAGCCATCCGCCAGGCAGCTACCCACAAGGAGCTGGAAGCCATCTCCCATCTGGGCATGG AGTTCTGGAGCTCCTCCCTCAACACCAAGTCTCAGCCAGGCCCATCAGAAGGCCCCCCGCTGCCCCGGCTGAAGCCCCGGCCCCCACAAGAGCTGGACCAGGGCACTGGAGCTGCCCTGTGTTTCTTCAACCCCCTGTTCCCAGGGGATCTGGGCCGCACCAAGCGGGAGAAATTCAAGAGGAGCTTCAAAGTGCGTGTGTCCACGGAGACCTCCAGCCCCCTGTCTCCCCCAGCTGTGCCACCTCCCCCAGTCCCGGTGTTGCCAGGGACAGTCCCCAACCAGACAGAAAGGTTGCCCCCTCGCCAGCTGCTACGGAGGGAGAGCTCAGTGGGGTACCGTGTGCCAGGGGGCGCCGGCCCCAGCCTCCCGCCGCTGCCCTCCCTCCAGGAGGTGGACTGCGCCTCCCCCAGCAGctcagaggaggagggggtgccGGGGTCCCAGGGGAGCCCAGCGACCTCACCCCACCTGGGCtaccggcggcggcggcggcggcccctgCTTCGGTCCATGAGCGCTGCCTTCTGCTCCCTGCTAGCGCCTGAGCGGCAGGTGGGCCGGGCAGCTGCGGCGCTGACGCAGGACAGACACACGGCCGTGGGACAGCTGGTACAGGACCTGCTGACCCAGGTGCGTGCCAGCCCCGAACCCCGGGAACTGCAGGCCGTCCGCGAGGCCCTGAGCCGGGCCCGAGCCATGCTGAGCGCGGAGCTGAGCCCGGAGAAGCTGCTGCCACCAGACAGGCTGG AACAAGTCCTGGAGAAGTCGCTGCACCGCTCAGTGCTCAAGCCGCTGCGGCCCATCCTGGTGGCCCGCCTGCGGCACCGGCTTTCAGCCAACAGCTCCCTGGGCCGCCTGGCTGAAGGCCTCCGCCTGGCCCGGGCCCGGGGCGCCAGCGCCTTCGGGTCCCACTTAAGCCTGCCCTCCCCGGTAGAGATGGAGCAGGTGCGTCAGAAGCTGTTACAGCTGCTTCGCGCCTACTCACCCAGCGCCCAGGTCAAGCGGCTCCTGCAGGCCTGCAAGCTTCTCTACACGGCCCTGAGGACCCAGGCGG GGGAGGGCGCGGGGGCCGACGAGTTCCTGCCATTGCTGAGCCTCGTGCTGGCCCACTGTGACCTTCCTGAGCTGCTGCTGGAGGCCGAGTACATGTCAGAGCTCCTGGAGCCTGCCCTGCTCACCGGAGAGG GAGGCTACTACCTGACCAGCCTCTCGGCCAGCCTGGCCCTGCTGAGTGGCCTGACAGAGGCCCACACCCTGCCCCTGAGCCCCTCGCAGGAGCTGCAGCGCTCGCTCAGCCTCTGGGAGCAGCGCCGCCTGCCCGCCACCCACTGCTTCCAG CACCTCCTCCGCGTAGCCTATCAGGACCCCAGCAATGGCTGCACCTCCAAGACGCTGGCCGTGCCCCCAGAAGCCTCGATTGCCACGCTGAACAAGCTCTGTGCCACCAAGTTCCGGGTGACCCACCCTGATACTTTTGGCCTCTTCCTGTACAAGGGACAGGACTACCAGCGCCTGCCCCCCGGAGCCCTGGCTCACAGGCTCCCCACTGCCGGCTACCTTGTCTACCGCCGGGCAGAGCAGCCCGAGACCCCGGGGGCCTCACCTGGGGCTGCCACAGGAGAGGGCAGTGGGGGGCCAGAGGCAGGGGACAGGGAGGAGGACAAAGAGGGCCGGGGGACTGGGGAAACCAAGGCCAAAACCAGCCCCAGGGATGGCAGGGGAGAATCTGAGACAGTGGCCGAGGGGGCCGAGGACCAGGCCAGGGGAGGCCCCACTCAGCCAAGAGGGCCAGAGACTGAGGAGAGCCAGGCCGCAGAGGAGTAG
- the B4GAT1 gene encoding beta-1,4-glucuronyltransferase 1, whose translation MQMSYAIRCAFYQLLLAALMLVAMLQLLYLSLLSGLHGQEEQDQYFEFFPPSPRSVDQVKAQLRTALASGGVLDASGDYRVYRGLLKTTMDPNDVILATHASVDNLLHLSGLLERWEGPLSVSVFAATKEEAQLATVLTYALSSHCPDMRARVAMHLVCPSRYEAAVPDPREPGEFALLRSCQEVFDKLARVAQPGVNYALGTNVSYPNNLLRNLAREGANYALVIDVDMVPSEGLWRSLREMLDQSKQWAGTALVVPAFEIRRARRMPMNKNELLQLYQVGEVRPFYYGLCTPCQAPTNYSRWVNLPEETLLRPAYVVPWQDPWEPFYVAGGKVPTFDERFRQYGFNRISQACELHVAGFDFEVLNEGFLVHKGFKEVLKFHPQKEAENQHNKILYRQFKQELKAKYPDSPRHC comes from the exons ATGCAGATGTCCTACGCCATCCGATGTGCCTTCTACCAGCTGCTGCTGGCCGCGCTCATGCTGGTGGCTATGCTGCAGCTGCTCTACCTGTCGCTGCTGTCCGGGCTGCATGGGCAAGAAGAGCAAGACCAATATTTCGAGTTCTTTCCCCCATCCCCGCGGTCGGTGGACCAAGTCAAGGCGCAGCTCCGCACCGCGCTGGCCTCCGGAGGCGTCCTGGACGCCAGCGGCGACTACCGCGTCTACAGGGGCCTACTGAAGACCACCATGGACCCCAACGATGTGATCCTGGCCACTCACGCCAGTGTGGACAACCTGCTGCACCTGTCGGGCCTGTTGGAGCGCTGGGAGGGCCCTCTGTCGGTGTCGGTGTTCGCCGCCACCAAGGAGGAGGCGCAGCTGGCCACGGTGCTGACCTATGCGCTGAGCAGCCACTGCCCCGATATGCGTGCCAGGGTCGCCATGCACCTTGTGTGCCCCTCACGCTACGAGGCCGCCGTTCCCGACCCCCGGGAGCCAGGGGAGTTTGCCCTGTTGCGTTCCTGCCAGGAGGTCTTTGACAAGCTGGCTAGGGTGGCCCAGCCCGGGGTCAATTACGCGCTGGGCACCAACGTCTCCTACCCCAATAACCTGCTGAGGAATCTGGCTCGTGAGGGGGCCAACTATGCCCTGGTAATCGACGTGGACATGGTGCCCAGCGAGGGGCTGTGGAGAAGCCTGCGGGAAATGCTGGATCAGAGCAAGCAGTGGGCGGGCACAGCGCTGGTGGTGCCTGCCTTTGAGATCCGTCGAGCTCGCCGCATGCCCATGAACAAAAACGAGCTGCTGCAGCTCTACCAGGTGGGCGAGGTGCGGCCCTTCTATTATGGGCTCTGCACCCCCTGCCAGGCGCCCACCAACTACTCCCGCTGGGTCAACCTGCCAGAAGAGACCTTGCTGAGGCCTGCCTACGTGGTGCCCTGGCAAGACCCCTGGGAGCCATTCTACGTGGCTGGAGGCAAGGTGCCCACCTTCGACGAGCGCTTTCGGCAGTATGGCTTCAATCGTATCAGCCAG GCCTGTGAGCTGCACGTGGCAGGATTCGATTTCGAGGTGCTGAATGAAGGTTTCCTGGTTCATAAAGGCTTCAAAGAAGTTTTGAAATTCCATCCCCAAAAGGAGGCTGAAAATCAGCACAATAAGATCCTTTACCGTCAGTTCAAACAGGAGTTGAAGGCCAAGTACCCTGACTCCCCGCGTCACTGCTGA